GCTGTCCCACTAGGGGCATCCAATTTTTCAGTATGGTGTGTTTCTTCCAATGAGACATTATATTGCAGATAATTATTCATCATGCGGGCAATTAATTTATTAAAATGAAACAACAAATTTACACCAATGCTAAAATTTGAGGCATAAAAAAATGATCCATCGTTTTCTTTACATAATTTATCAATTTCTTTCTTTTTGTCCAGCCATCCTGTAGTGCCTGAAACCACAGGAATATTTTTTTCTATACAAAACTTAATATTGCCGTAAGCAGCGCCTGGTTTGGTGAATTCTATGGCAACATCAATATTTTCTAATGATATATCCTGCAATTCAGCGCTATTATTTGCGTTGATCTTACAGGTTATCCGGTGATCTCTTTTCAGCGCTGTTTGCTCAATGGCTTTTCCCATTTTACCGTAGCCAAGCAATAATATATTCATAAATAAGTTTTCTAAAAAGTTTGTAAAAGTATATAATTATATTAACTTACCCCAAATTTCTATTCCGATGCAAATATACCTAATCTGTAAAAGGGTTTATTAAAAGTAAAGATTGAGTTTCTTAGTTTACTTTGCTTTTTAAAAAGTGGGATGGCAATATTTTATACAATTCGGATTTACTGAGGAATTGCATTTTCCAGTTCCTGTAAAGTGAGCTTACCTTCATGAAAAAAGGTATAATTTTTAGCGTTATTGATTATCAAAGTGGCAGGAATAGAACCTGTCCATTTTTCGTTGATCTGAGGGATCCAGGTATTTTCGTCTGGTTCGTCTAATAAAACCACTTTTGACCTGATCTTGTTTTTTGTTAGGAATTTTTTTAACTTACCTACCTGTTTAGGAAAATCAAGGCTAACTAATAGTACTTTTACTTTCTCATCAGAATGATTTTTCTTGATCTGCTCAAACAAAGGTAATTCTTCAAGGCAAGGCCGGCACCACGTAGCCCAGAAATTGACAACATAAGTGGTATCATTGCGTACTTCGTAGTATGATTTTAATTCGGATAATGAAACTATTTTTACAGTTTGTGCTTTAAGTATAAATGAGAAAGCAATTAAGAATAAGGCTAATATTGTTTTATTCATCATTTTTGTAATTTCATGTAAATGTCATAATTTTGCTACCCAATAACAAAAAAATATTGCCACTAAAGCACAAAAGCACTAAATCCCACGAAAGCAGTTTGCAGTTGGCAGTAGGCAATAAGCAGTAGGCAATAGGCAAATAGGTAGGCAATATTGCCTACTGCCTACTGCCAACTGCCAATTTCTTTAGTGGGATTTTGTGATTTAGTCCCCCCAAAGGCGGGATTGTGGCAAAACAAACTAAATTCCCCCGATTGCATCGGGGCAGGCGATACAATAAATTATATAGCAGGATGAAGAATTATATTCTTAAAATAATAGTTTTTGTTTGCGCTTTTATAATCAGTGTAAAATCTTTTGCAGGAGATGGTTATATCATCAGGATCAAGGTCAGTGGAATTAAAGACACTGTTTGCTTTCTCGCAAATCATTACGGAGGCAAACAATACTATAAGGATACTGCCAGGGTAGATGCAAACGGAGTATTTATTTTCAAAGGAGATAAAGCATTGCCGGGAGGTATCTACTTAGTCATAATTCCGGGTACAAAATATTTTGAATTTTTGGTCACCGAGCAAAATATTTCAATAGAAACAGACACGCTGAATCTCGTTGGAAACTTGAAGGTCAAACGCTCTGAGGAGAATAAATTATTTTACGGATACATCAGGTATATCAATAATAAAAGAAAGGAAATTGGCCCGCTGAGAAAAGCGCTGAGAGCTATAAAGGATAATGAAGATTCAACCGCATTGTTAAAAGAACGAATTGCTAAAATTGACGAAGAAGTTAATAATTACCAGCTAACATTCATTAAAGAGCACTCAACTACTCTATCCGCTAAAATATTTAAAGCATCAATGGAAATAAAAATTCCGGAGACACCGATCCTTAAAAACGGTAGAAAAGATTCGTTGTTTGCTTATAGATACTATAGAGCGCATTTTTTTGATAATGTTGACCTTTCTGATGACAGGTTGTTGAGAACTCCGATCATACACAATAAGATTATAAAATTCATTCAAAAAATGACTCCGCAGATACCTGATTCTATCAATAAAGCGGCTGATTTTGTTGTGGAAAAAACAAGAGCAAACAAAGAAGTATTCAAATATGTAGTCCACTGGATCACGAATACTTATGAAAAATCAAAGATAATGGGTATGGATGCAGTGTTTGTGCATATGGCTGAGAATTATTATATGACTGACGATGTTTACTGGATAGATTCAACCCAGCGATTCAGGATAAGCGAGAGGGTGAAAACGTTAAAACCGCTGTTGATCGGGAAAAAAGCCAAAAATTTAATAATGAAAGATGTTCATGAAAAGCAGGTCTATTCTCTGCATGATTTTTCCGGCCAATATACTATCCGCTTATTATCCGGAGCGGACTGCAAAGAAAACCGGAGCTATACGGTTCTGCCTTTAAAAGCCAGGTTTACGATTCTTTGTTTCTGGGACCCGGATTGCGGGCATTGTAAAAAAACCATACCGAAGCTTGAAGCTGTCTATCAAAAATATAAAAGAGATGATGTTGAAATTTACGGTGTTTGTACTGAAGCTGTTCTTACTAAATGCATTGCTTTTATTGAAAAGTATAATTTGACATGGCTGAATGTAGCTGATCCCTGTTATCAAAATAACTTCCGAGCTGACTATGATATCAGCAGCACGCCTAAAATATTCCTTTTAGATGAAAATAAAAAAATAATAGCTAAACAGCTTGATGTGAAGCAATTGGATGATTTTTTGGCGAGATTGCTGAATAAAAAGATAGAACCCGAACAGGAAGAGGGTAGTGAGTAGTGATGTCTAAGACTATGACAAATGACTAAAAACCTTTCGCTGTTCGCCAATTACAACTTACAGTACAAATAACCCGCGATATAAATATCGCGCTACAGGCAGCACGAAATTTATTTTGTGCTGAAAAGAAATATTTATACAAATTATACTAAAGATAATCAGGATTATAATAAGTTCCTTTCCAATCATCCCAATTTTCTACCAATCCGGCATTAACTGGATTTTCAATAATATAATATATTATCCTTTCTTTCTCATTATCGTCTCTCACAGTGATAAAATAATCGGTTTCTGATAAAAGAAATAAATGTGGTAAGTTTCTATTATATTTGGTTTTCATAATACGATGATTTACTTATCCTTGAATAATGTAATTCTAATGACATGAATTATTAAATTAAAAAATGCAAAATTAATACCACATAACGATCAGCGATATAAATATCGCGCTACAAGTAAAACGATTTTTTTTTGTAGCACGATATTTATTTCGTGGAACAATATAACGACCAGCGATATAAATATCGCGCTAAAGTCAGCACGGAATTTATTTTAGTTCACATTTCTCATTTTCATATTCCACTTCCAAAGTAACATGTTGAATATTGAGATGAGAGACCAGGGATTTCACTTTTTCTTTTATCATGATTATATCCTTTTGGGAAATATTTTCCTTAATCACTACATGGGTGGTGAGCACGTGTTGTTCACCATCAAGCGACCAGGTTTGTGTATGGTGAACTGATTGCACATCATCAATTGTAATAATTTTATTTTCGATTTCACTAATATTAATTTGTTCCGGAGTTCCTTGAAGGAAAACAAATAAAGTTTTTTTCAAATATTTTAAGCCATTGTAGAGTACATATAAGGTAATAAGGATTGACAGAATGGGGTCAAGGATATAAATTTCTTTAAACATCAGCACGATACTCACAATCAATATGGCTGCCCAGCCCAATACATCTTCCAGTAAATGCCATGTTATAACCCGTTCGTTGAGCGTTTTTCCACCTTTTAAGCGCAGTACCGCCAACCCATTCACTATGATCCCTCCAAGGGCAAAGAAAAACATCCCTTCCGCATAAGATGGTTCAGGATTAATAATTCTCGGTATTGCTTTAGAAAGTATATATAAAGAGCCTCCTACCAGGATCAGGCCATTTATTAAAGCTCCAAGTAAAGAAAAACGCCTGTAGCCGAAGGTAAAGTTTTTGCTTGCTTTTTTAGCAGAAAATCTTTCCAGGTACCAGGCAAGACCAAGCGAAAAGCTATCCCCCAGGTCGTGCAAGGCGTCTGACAGGATTGCTATACTATTTGTCCATATCCCTCCGAATATTTCTATAATGGTAAAACAGAGGTTGAGGAAGAAAGCAACTTTAATATTGCCGGTACTGTTTTTGGTCATTGGTTTAATTAATTGTATCGGGATTTTAATGTTTTCTTTTGCCACTAAAGCTCAAAAGCACTAAATCCCACTAAATTATTTAACAAATCGTTTGATTCCCTGCCCTATATTTACAATCATTTTATGAAGTTATGTTCTATATATCGCAATTAACTCTCCTATACCAAAAGTGACGACAAATATCAGCGTAGCCATGGCCATTTGTTTCAAATAAGGATCCAGTTCTACGGGCTGTTTCTTCCAGACAGCAATGCCGTTCATTAATACGAGTGGTATGCTGATAAGAAACAGAAGCTGTGAAGCGCTCTTATAATTGACCATGATGTAGATCAAAGTGCATCCAATACCGCATATCAATAAAAACCAATGATAAATTTTTGCTTTAAAAGCTCCAATTCTCACAGGAATAGATTTTTTACCTGCAATCTTATCTGATTCAATGTCTCTGATGTTATTCACATTTAATACTGCTACGCAAAAAAAACCACAACTGGAGGCTGGTAACATAACTGTAAAGCTGATCTCAGCAATAAAAGCAGCATCAGTAGTAAAACTCTGTAGTTGATGAAGGCAATAGGTACCAAACACACCTACCCAGCCGAAGAAAAACATCACAAAAATATCTCCTAATCCGGCATAGCCGTAAGGGTTTTTTCCTGCTGTGTATTTAATAGCTGCTGCAATGGCTAATATTCCCAATAGAAAAAAGAAAAAAAGGCTGTTTACAGATGGAAGGCGATGAGGAATAAATGCTGTAAAAAGTAGATATGAGCCTGAAATTAAAGTTAATACTGCGAAGACCACAATAGCAATCTTCATAGTATCGGGAGTAATATAGCCCGACTGAACTGCTCTTTGAGGCCCTTTCCTGCTAACGTTATCGGCACCATGCTGCCAGTCACCGTAGTCATTAGCAAGGTTTGATAATATTTGCAACAACGTAGCAGTTAAGGCGCAAAGAATGAAAATCGTTAGATCAAAAGCACGATGAGAGGCAGCTAAAAAGCTGCCCATCCCAATACTTGCTAAGGCAAGGGTTAAGGTTCGTAATCTTATAGCAGAGATCCAGGACTTTAAAGTGTTCATGTGTTCTATATTAACACAATTTTCTTCACTTATTGATCGCGCTCAATATTTCCTCACTCATCGGCTTAACGCCTGACCCGAAAGATTTGACAAGCTCCCCATCTTCATTAATGAGATATTTGGTAAAATTCCACCTGGGTCGCTGGTCATTCCAGCCATTCTGTTCAGGGTCTGAGATCCATTGATAAAGCGGATGCTGATCATCACCTATTACAGAGATCTTTTCAAACATCTGGAAAGTTACTCCGTAATTCTTTTTGCAAAATTGCACAATTTCTTCATTCGTCCCCGGCTCCTGTTTGCCAAAATTATTTGCAGGGAATCCAAGCACGGTTACTTTATCACCATATTTCTGGTGTAATTCCTGCAGCTCAGTATATTGAGGCGTATAGCCGCATTTTGAGGCAACATTTACAAGCAAAACTTTTTTGCCTTTATACATGGAAAAGTCAATTTCTTTTCCATCAATTGCCTTCATCTTAATATCATAGAATGATGTTGTTGATTGCTGCATATTTTTTTCAGGTTTTGATCTTACCTCTTTCATGCCGAAACAGGAAGATAACAGAATGATGATTGAATAAAGGGTTTTCATGATAAATAGTTGGTTATAATTAGTGTCTGTCTATAAAGTCGAATGTTTAATATATTATAGTAAAAACATAGCTTCGTAAGTTGATTAAAAAGTCGGCAGTCCACAATCGGCAGTCCATCCCGAGTACTCGGGAGCAGTCGGCAATTGTTTTTTGCCGACTGGGGACTGTGGACTGCCGACTGCCGACTTAATGTTGAAACTTTGGATTTTCATTATTGTATTCATGTTTTCAAGTGCCCATTGCCCACGTACTCACGTGAACATATTATCTTCTCAGACTAAAAAATTTCCTTTAAATTGATCGTCTTTTCTTTTCCGATTTTTAAAGGAATAGAATCGGTGATATTGTAAATTTTCTTTTTTCTATAAGAACCTTCTAAAGGCTGTGAATAAACTTCTACACGTTTTAATTTAATATCAAAAAGCCAATACTCCGGGATGTTTGCTTTAGCATATATGGAAGCTTTTTTCCGGTCAATATCTAAACTGGATACGGCAATTTCGATTACCAAAAGTGCCTTATCAGGATGTGAAAACCTGTATTTTTTTATTTTACCCTCAACAATTGAAATATCAGGTTCAGGTTCTGATCTATCAAAAGTTAATGGATCTTCCTTACGGATCAGCAAATCCTCAGGGATTAATGCTCGTAACAATTCGTATAATTCAGCTACGATATAAGTGTGTTCTGGTGACTTTGGCATTATTTCTATAATTATTCCATTTAACAATTCGGTTTTTTCTCCAATACTCCCAGCTTCTTCTAACCAGTGATGGTATTGCTCTACCGTTATTGGAAGTACCATTTTTCGGATACTTTCGTTTTCTAAAATTGCAGTTTGCATAATTAATGTAAGCGAGTTGTGAGTTATAAGTTATAAAATCATTTATACGCTGATTTTACATTCTCTCCGGTACCTCAATACCTAACAGCGCCATTGCCCTTTTTATAGTTTGTGCCACAATATACGAAAAAATAATTCTAAAAAAAAGTGTATCGTGATTTTTTTCACTTAAAACAGGAACTTCAACATAAAAACGGTTATACGTTTTTGCCAGGTCATACACATATTGAGCAATAATGGCAGGAGAATACGCTTCTCCGGCTTCTTTAATCCTATCAGGAAATCTGCTTAACAAAATTATAACTTCACGCTCTGTTTGATGCAAAGAATGTTTCTTCCCGAGTACCCGGGACAAAGGCCGCAAAGAAAAAAAATCAAACAACTTTGCGTCTTTGCGAGAAAATTTTTCTTTAGCTTTTCTTAATATCGAAGAAATTCGTGCATAAGTATATTGCACAAAAGGGCCTGTAAATCCCTGGAAATCAATGGATTCTTTTGTATTGAAAAGCATTCTCTTTTTGGGATCAACTTTTAGCAGAAAAAATTTCAACGCCCCCAGAGCAAGCACACGATATAGCTGTTTGGCGTCTGCTTTTGTAAAACCTTCTATTTTGCCCAATTCTTTTGTGTGTTTTTCTGCAATTGCGATCATTTCCGCTACAAGGTCATCGGCATCTACTACGGTTCCTTCCCTGGATTTCATTTTGCCCGCAGGCAGGTCAACCATTCCATAAGAGAGGTGGTAAATACCTTCAGCATACGGCTTGTTTAGCTTTTTCAAAATTTTCTTTAATACATCAAAATGATGATCCTGCTCATTGCCTACCACATAAACAGATCTTTGCATTTTATGATCTTTATACTTCAGGTCGGCTGTTCCAAGGTCTTGCGTGATATAAACAGATGTTCCGTCAGCCCTGAGCAATAATTTATCATCCAGGCCATCACCCGTTAGGTCAACCCATACAGAGCCATCATCTTGCACTAAAAACAGGCCATCTTTCAATCCCTGCTCCACAATTTCTTTACCCAGTAAATACGTATCAGATTCGTAATAAAGTTTGTCAAAATCAACCCCGATTGACTTATAGGTAGCGTCAAATCCCTTATAAACCCAATCATTCATTGTTTTCCATAATTTTCTCACTGTTTTATCTCCCTTTTCCCATTTATGTAACATCTCCCGTGCTTCTACCATTAATGGAGCTTCTTTTTGGGTAGCTTCGTCTCCAACTCCTTTGCTTTTCAACTGCAGAATTTGTTCCTGGTAAGCTTTCTCAAATTTTACGTAATAATCACCCACCAGGCGGTCTCCTTTAATGCCGGTTGATTCCGGCGTTTCGCTGTTTCCGAATTTCTGGTAAGCAAGCATTGACTTACAGATGTGGATGCCTTTATCGTTTATGAGGTTTGTTTTGATCACTTCATAACCATTTGCCTTTAAAATTTCACAGACCGAAAAACCTAAAAAGTTATTTCTCAAATGACCCAGGTGCAATGGTTTGTTGGTATTCGGAGACGAATATTCTACCATTATTTTAGCCCCCCTAACAGCCCCCCTGCCTCCCGCTATGCTGGCCCGATGTCCACTGGACATCGTCCTCCCCAAAGGGGGGACTTCCCCATCCCTTTTCCCACCCTTGTGTGGTTTCAGGTGCCTGCCCCGAATTCCTCGGGGTTTCCACCTGACAGAAATCTTGTTGAATACATTAACCCAAGCTTCATCACTAATGATAATATTTAAAAACCCTTTTACAACGTTGAAATCAGCAACTTCATTAGTATGCTGCTTTATATACTCCCCGATCTTTTTAGCAGTATCTTGTGGTGAACATTTTGTAATTTTAGAAAACGGAAATGTGACAAAGGTGAAGTCGCCTTCAAATTCTTTAGTGGTAGGCTGAAGGCTTATAGCTGCCTCTTTTAAATTAAGATCAAATAACTTTTTAAATGATGTGGCGATTTGTTTTATTAGAATTTTGTTTAAATCCATTGTGTGGAGTATAAATTTAATATCTTTGCACAATATTCGTCAAGACACAAAGAAACACAAAGATAATTAGAAAAATGGAAGATGGATATCAATCCTTGATTTTGAAAAATAAAACTATGGCAAAAAAGAACGTAATCATCATCGGTGCAGCAGGTAGAGATTTTCATAATTTCAATACTTATTTCAGGAATAACCCTGACTACAATGTAGTAGCTTTTACCGCAGCGCAAATTCCTGATATTGAAGATAGGAAATACCCTGCAGCATTAGCAGGTGACCAGTATCCTTCAGGTATACCGATCTATCTGGAAGAAGAATTACCCAAACTGATCAAAAAACATAATGTAGACGACTGTGTCTTCTCTTACAGTGACGTATCTTATAATTATGTAATGGGGATGGGCGCTATTGTAAATGCAGCAGGCGCTAATTTTGTATTATTAGGAACCAGGGATACTATGATCAAAAGTACAAAACCATTGGTTGCTGTGGGAGCGATCAGAACCGGGTGCGGCAAAAGTCAGACTTCACGGAGGCTTGTAGAATTATTGATGGCAAAAGGGCTTAAAGTCGTTGCTATCCGGCACCCTATGCCTTATGGTGATCTGACGAAACAAGGGGTTCAAAGATTTGCAACGGTAGATGACCTGAAAAAACACAATTGCACCATTGAAGAGATGGAAGAATATGAACCACACGTCATTCGGGGTAATGTCATTTATGCAGGCATAGATTATGAAGCGATTATAAGAGAAGCTGAAAAAGAAGCAGATGTTATTTTATGGGATGGTGGCAACAATGATTTTCCATTTTACAAACCCGACCTGACCGTAATTGTTACTGACCCGCACAGGGCCGGACATGAATTAAGCTATTATGCAGGTGAAATCAATTTGAGAAATGCTGATGTGGTGGTTATCAATAAGATGGACAGCGCCTCCATGGAAGATACTCAAATTGTGAGAGATAGCATTGCAAAGGTCAATCCTGATGCCATCGTAGTTGACGCAGCATCACCGATCAGTGTAGATAAACCTGAAATTATTAAAGGCAAGAGAGTGCTGGCAATAGAAGACGGGCCTACTTTAACCCATGGAGAAATGAAGTATGGGGCAGCTATTGTAGCGGCAAGAAAGTTCGGGGCAAAAGAACTCGTTGATCCAAGGCCTTTTGCTGTCGGGAAAATGGCAAAAACTTACGAAATATACCCTAATATCGGCACGCTCTTACCCGCTATGGGTTACGGAGATGAACAGTTGAAAGATCTCCAGGAAACCATCAACAGATCAGATGCTGAGGCAGTAATTATCGGTACGCCTATTGACCTGAGCAGGATCATTAAGATTGATAAGCCGAATACAAGGGTATATTATGATCTGCAGGAGATCGGCAGACCCAATCTTGAGGAAGTTATTGATGAGTTTGTGGAGAAGTATGAACTGAAATTAGAGGAGGTGGCTGGATAAATTTGTAATAAATATTTAAAAACATTTTTCTTATGGGAAAAGTTACAGAAAAAATCAAGCTCACTAGCCTTAAAGATATCCATGCCGTTGAGTTTGGTATCAAAAATAAAAAAGATATACGATCAGTTGTAGTAGAAGGGTTAGCAGACACAGGAGCCACGTTGCTGGTATTACCTGAAGACATTGCTAAAAAAATTGGTTTGAAAAAATACCGTGAAGCTAAGGTAACCTATGCCGATAATCGTCAAGCAAAAAAAGGGGTCGCCCGCGGAATAATGATTGAGATATTAAACAGAACCACAGAAGTTGAATGTGTAATTGAAAAAGAAGGTACAAAAACTTTGATAGGACAAATACCCCTTGAAGCCCTTGATCTTTATGTGGATTGTAAAAAAGGCAGGTTGGTTCCCCGTCCTGAATCACCTGATATGCCTATGATAGATTTGTTTTGAAACTTAAATTTACGTGATTTTGCTATAAATTATTAATTGAGTAAAAAATAAAACTATGGAAAATATCCTAACAGAAACAATGGTTTCAACAGAAGCAATCGCCTTAGAAGAACATTACGGTGCCCACAACTACCGCTCGCTTCCTGTAGTATTGTGCAAAGGTGAAGGAGTATTTGTATGGGACACAGAAGGAAAGCGGTATTACGATTTCCTGTCGGCTTATTCTGCCCTGAACCAGGGACATTGTCATCCAAAAATAATAAGGGCAATGACCGAACAAGCCCAAAAGCTTACTTTAACCTCGCGGGCATTCTACAACGACTGCCTTGGGGAGTATGAAAAGTATGTGACCGAATATTTCGGTTACGATAAAGTATTGCCTATGAATACCGGTGCCGAAGGGGTAGAAACGGCCCTGAAGCTTGCCCGGAAGTGGGGGTATCAGAAAAAAGGCATTGCTGAAAATAAGGCAAAGATCATCGTTTGTGAGAATAACTTTCACGGAAGAACGATAACCATCATCTCTGCTTCCAACGACCCTGACGCCAGGAATGATTTCGGGCCCTTCACACCGGGCATTGTGTCCATTCCTTACAATAACGTTGACGCTTTGGCCAAAGAGCTTGAAGATGCCAACGTTACTGCATTTTTGGTAGAGCCGATCCAGGGTGAAGCAGGCGTACTTGTGCCGGATGAAGGTTACATTTCCAAAACTCATGCTTTATGCAAAGAGAAAAATGTGTTGTTCATTGCCGATGAGGTGCAAACAGGAATAGCAAGAACAGGTAAACGCCTGGCATGTGACCATGAAAATATAAAACCTGATGTGCTGATCCTTGGTAAAGCTATTTCAGGCGGCCTGTACCCGGTATCTGCTGTCCTTGCTGATGATGATATTATGTTGTGTATCAAGCCCAATGAGCATGGTTCTACTTTCGGAGGAAACCCGGTTGCCTGCAAAGTCGCTATTGCAGCGCTTGAGGTTGTGGAAGAAGAGCGCCTGGCTGAAAATGCTGATCATTTGGGGAAGATCATGAGAAATGAGTTGAGTAAAATTGATTCACCAATGATTACCACAGTTAGAGGAAAGGGATTGCTCAATGCAATAGTTATAAAGCCCACTAATGGAAAGGTGGCATGGGATGTTTGCCTTGCCCTGAAAGATAATGGATTGCTTGCCAAGCCAACCCACGATGATATCATTCGTTTTGCCCCACCATTGATAATGACAGAGGAGCAGTTGATGGAATGTGTGGAGATAATCAAAAAGACGATACTTTCTTTTTAGTTTTCTTTTTCATTGATTTTATTAAGAGTAGTCTCATTTTTCTGGAAATCCACGGCATAAATGTTGTGCTACAGCGTACCCAAAGTCACCACCATCACCGCCTTAGCCGTATGCACCCTGTTCTCTGCCTCATCAAAAACTATTGAAGCATCTGATTCAAAAACATCATCAGTTACTTCCATGGCTTCCAGGCCAAATTTCTGATAAATCTCTTCTCCGATTTTTGTTTCGTGATTATGAAATGCGGGTAAGCAATGGAGGAACTTCACACCGGGATTGCCTGTCATCTCCAAAACCTGTTTATTTACCTGGTAGGGTTTCAGTAGTTTTATCCGTTCAGCCCAGGCCTCTGCCGGTTCACCCAATGACAACCAAACGTCTGTATATAGGAAATCACAATCTTTGACCGCTGTCTTTACATCGTCAGTGAGCAAGATCTTAGCGCCTGTTTGTTTAGAAATTTCCCGGGCTTGAACCACCAATTTTTCATCAGGCTGCAGGTTTTGCGGGGCAGCAGCTCTGAAATCCATGCCCATTTTTGCAGCGCCTATCATTAAGGAATTTCCCATATTGTTTCTCGCATCACCCAAAAAACAAAATTTTATCTGGTCAAGTGATTTTTGTGAATGTTCTTTCATAGTCAGCAGATCTGCAAGCACCTGGGTAGGATGGAACTCATCTGTCAGGCCATTCCAAACAGGTACGCCTGCGTATTCTGCCAATACTTCCACTATTTCCTGGCCAAAGCCGCGGTATTCAATACCATCATACATTCTGCCTAATACCCTGGCAGTATCTTTCATGGATTCTTTGTGACCAATCTGGGAGCCGGTAGGCCCGAGATAAGTAACGTGTGCTCCCTGATCGTAAGCAGCTACTTCAAAGGCACACCTGGTACGTGTTGAGCTTTTTTCAAAGATAAGGGCGATGTTTTTTCCTTTTAATCTCTGCTGCTCGTTTCCAGAATGCTTTTCCTTTTTTAATTCAGCAGAAAGGTCTAATAGAAACTTTATCTCTTGAGGGATATAATCCAATAGCTTAACAAAATTTCTCTTCTTTAAATTATTAATCATATTTTATTTTTTCATATTCTGTATATGTTTTCTTATTTTTTCAAGATAAAAAATATGT
This genomic stretch from Cytophagales bacterium harbors:
- the dapB gene encoding 4-hydroxy-tetrahydrodipicolinate reductase, with product MNILLLGYGKMGKAIEQTALKRDHRITCKINANNSAELQDISLENIDVAIEFTKPGAAYGNIKFCIEKNIPVVSGTTGWLDKKKEIDKLCKENDGSFFYASNFSIGVNLLFHFNKLIARMMNNYLQYNVSLEETHHTEKLDAPSGTAISLANDIIGSIDRKKKWVNVKSSSGSGSSKSEEVVIVSKRENNVPGTHIIKYDSDVDSIEISHSAHSRKGFAEGAVLAAEWMIGKKGVFGMEDMLGLDT
- a CDS encoding TlpA family protein disulfide reductase, encoding MNKTILALFLIAFSFILKAQTVKIVSLSELKSYYEVRNDTTYVVNFWATWCRPCLEELPLFEQIKKNHSDEKVKVLLVSLDFPKQVGKLKKFLTKNKIRSKVVLLDEPDENTWIPQINEKWTGSIPATLIINNAKNYTFFHEGKLTLQELENAIPQ
- a CDS encoding DUF5106 domain-containing protein, which translates into the protein MKNYILKIIVFVCAFIISVKSFAGDGYIIRIKVSGIKDTVCFLANHYGGKQYYKDTARVDANGVFIFKGDKALPGGIYLVIIPGTKYFEFLVTEQNISIETDTLNLVGNLKVKRSEENKLFYGYIRYINNKRKEIGPLRKALRAIKDNEDSTALLKERIAKIDEEVNNYQLTFIKEHSTTLSAKIFKASMEIKIPETPILKNGRKDSLFAYRYYRAHFFDNVDLSDDRLLRTPIIHNKIIKFIQKMTPQIPDSINKAADFVVEKTRANKEVFKYVVHWITNTYEKSKIMGMDAVFVHMAENYYMTDDVYWIDSTQRFRISERVKTLKPLLIGKKAKNLIMKDVHEKQVYSLHDFSGQYTIRLLSGADCKENRSYTVLPLKARFTILCFWDPDCGHCKKTIPKLEAVYQKYKRDDVEIYGVCTEAVLTKCIAFIEKYNLTWLNVADPCYQNNFRADYDISSTPKIFLLDENKKIIAKQLDVKQLDDFLARLLNKKIEPEQEEGSE
- a CDS encoding cation transporter; amino-acid sequence: MTKNSTGNIKVAFFLNLCFTIIEIFGGIWTNSIAILSDALHDLGDSFSLGLAWYLERFSAKKASKNFTFGYRRFSLLGALINGLILVGGSLYILSKAIPRIINPEPSYAEGMFFFALGGIIVNGLAVLRLKGGKTLNERVITWHLLEDVLGWAAILIVSIVLMFKEIYILDPILSILITLYVLYNGLKYLKKTLFVFLQGTPEQINISEIENKIITIDDVQSVHHTQTWSLDGEQHVLTTHVVIKENISQKDIIMIKEKVKSLVSHLNIQHVTLEVEYENEKCELK
- a CDS encoding 1,4-dihydroxy-2-naphthoate polyprenyltransferase — encoded protein: MNTLKSWISAIRLRTLTLALASIGMGSFLAASHRAFDLTIFILCALTATLLQILSNLANDYGDWQHGADNVSRKGPQRAVQSGYITPDTMKIAIVVFAVLTLISGSYLLFTAFIPHRLPSVNSLFFFFLLGILAIAAAIKYTAGKNPYGYAGLGDIFVMFFFGWVGVFGTYCLHQLQSFTTDAAFIAEISFTVMLPASSCGFFCVAVLNVNNIRDIESDKIAGKKSIPVRIGAFKAKIYHWFLLICGIGCTLIYIMVNYKSASQLLFLISIPLVLMNGIAVWKKQPVELDPYLKQMAMATLIFVVTFGIGELIAIYRT
- a CDS encoding glutathione peroxidase; this translates as MKTLYSIIILLSSCFGMKEVRSKPEKNMQQSTTSFYDIKMKAIDGKEIDFSMYKGKKVLLVNVASKCGYTPQYTELQELHQKYGDKVTVLGFPANNFGKQEPGTNEEIVQFCKKNYGVTFQMFEKISVIGDDQHPLYQWISDPEQNGWNDQRPRWNFTKYLINEDGELVKSFGSGVKPMSEEILSAINK
- a CDS encoding Uma2 family endonuclease; its protein translation is MQTAILENESIRKMVLPITVEQYHHWLEEAGSIGEKTELLNGIIIEIMPKSPEHTYIVAELYELLRALIPEDLLIRKEDPLTFDRSEPEPDISIVEGKIKKYRFSHPDKALLVIEIAVSSLDIDRKKASIYAKANIPEYWLFDIKLKRVEVYSQPLEGSYRKKKIYNITDSIPLKIGKEKTINLKEIF